The DNA segment GTTCATGTATTCCATATTGTCGTAAAAGCAGGGTGTGCCACCTCCGGTAGCAATAAGTTTTCCATCGTAGTTGAGCGAAATAAGCACATCGTGCTCAATGGTGCGAAACTCTTCTATTCCTTCTTTAAGTACCAGCTCCGATATGCTTTTTTTGATGCGCTTTTCTATTTCCCAATCAACATCAATAAACTCTAGTTTAAGTGCATTGGCAAGCCTTTTGCCGGTGCCGGTTTTGCCAGCACCCATAAACCCAACAATAAATACCGGCTTCATGTGTAGCGCTTGTTTTTACAAATGTAAAGCGCAAAATTTTGTTTTATTCAGCCATCCGTAAACCATTACAAGTTTAATGAATACGAAATAGGGCAATAGACTATTGGCGTTGTGTTTGCGCAGCGTTTTTATTTCATTACTTTTTCTTGATGGCGAATGCTTTCATTATGCACTTGCTGAAACATTTTTAGAATAAACTCTTCGGTTAAGCCTGCACGTTTGCTGTTTTCCAGCGTGCGTTTCACAATATTTGCCCACCGCTCTGCCTGGTGAATAGCTAAGCGATTTTTCTTTTTAAAAACGCCTATTTCTTCGCTAATGCTCATGCGCTCTCCCAGCAGTTCTACTATATAATCGTCTATGCGGTCTATGCGGGCACGCAATTCATAAAGGTGTTCAAAGCTGTTTTTTTCAATATTGGTTTCTTGTACCACCAGTGTATTGAGCAATGAACCAAGCGCTTCGGGCGTAAGTTGCTGTTGTGCATCGCTCCATGCCACATCGGGGTTAATGTGGGTTTCAATCATTAGTCCATCAAAACTCATGTTCATGGCTTGCTGTGCCAGCGTTTGCACCATATCTTGCTTGCCACCAATGTGCGATGGATCTACAATAATGGGAATTTGCGGGTAGCGCCTGCGCAGTTCAATTGGTATTTCCCACATGGGCGGATTGCGGTAAACACTTTTATCGTAAGTAGAAAAGCCGCGGTGAATGGCTGCCAGCTTCTTTATGCCCACATTGTAGAGCCGCTCTATGGCTCCTACCCAAAGATCGAGGTCGGGGTTTACCGGATTTTTTACAAAAACGGGAACGTTTACACCGCGTAAACTTTCTGCAATTTCCTGCACATTGAAAGGCGATACGGTAGTGCGGGCACCAATCCACAGTGCATCTATGCCCATTTTTAAACTTAGCTCTACATGCAGAGGATTGGCCACTTCTACCATTACAGGCAGGCCAACTTCTTTTCCTGCATTTTTTATCCAAGGCAACCCAACAGGGCCAACACCTTCAAAAGTATTTGGGCGCGTGCGCGGTTTCCAAATGCCTGCCCGCAGCATGTTTACCTGGGGTGCGTTGGCGGCTATGGCGCGTATGGTTTCGAGTACTTGCTGCTCTGTTTCTGCACTGCAAGGTCCTGCAATTACAAAGGGTGTTTTTGAAGTACTACTCCATTGTTGCAGCGGTGTAATTTCAAACGTAGGTTTTTCTAAAGCAGACATAAAGAATTTTTGCCGAGGCTAAGGTACAGTCTGGTTCTGAAAAAGGGTGGTAAAAAATGAATTTGAATAGAAATGGATGTTTGTATTTTACAGGTTTTCGATAGCAAGGTTAAAGCAGCATACATTGGAAGGTTAGGGCATGCAAGGCAAATAATACAATAGCAGACGGCTTAGTTAAGAAGTAAATCCTTCGCAAAACCAGAAGACTCCTCTATAGCCAATGCTTAGAGCAACAGAAAGATTTTAAAACTTATCTTAGCAACCATACAATTATAGAATGGCATTAAGCTGGAACGAAATAAAAGAGAGAGCATTAAAATTCTCAAAAGAATGGGCGGGCACATCAAACGAAGAAGCAGATGCAAAGCCATTTTTAGTTGAATTTTTTAACGTATTTGGCATTAGCAGCAAACGTGTTTCTACCTTTGAACACAGAGTAAAAAAGGCGGACAACAAAGACGGTTACATAGACTTGCTTTGGAAAGGAACGATTTTAATTGAAATGAAAAGTAAGGGCAAAAACCTCGATAATGCCTACCAACAAGCAAAAGAATATACACACGGACTGAAACAACACGAATTGCCAAAATATATTCTTGTTTCCGACTTTGATAGCTTTAGACTTTACGACCTTGAAGATGATAAAATCATAGAGTTTAAGCTCAAAGAGCTTGTAAAAAATGTTCAGCATTTTGGTTATATTTTAGGATATCAAAAAAAGGTTTACAAAGAGCAAGACCCTGCAAACATAAAGGCAGCAGAGCTAATGGGCAAACTGCACGATAGGCTCGAAGAAATTGGCTATACCGGACATCCATTAGAAGTTTACTTGGTTCGTATTCTGTTTTTACTTTTCGCAGAAGACACCACCATTTTCAACAAGCAGCAATTTCAAGAATATATAGAACAGCGAACAGCCGAAGACGGAAGCGACCTTGCTGCTAAATTGCAAGAGTTGTTTCAAGTATTAAATACACCAAGAGAAAGTCGTTTTAAAAACCTTGATGAACAATTGGCCGATTTTCCGTATGTAAACGGGAAACTGTTTGAAGAAAACCTGCCAATGGCAAGTTTCGACACAAAAATGCGCCAAGCATTGCTCAACTGTTGTTACATAGATTGGAGCAAAATTTCGCCTGCTATTTTTGGTTCCATGTTTCAAAGCGTAATGAACCCAAAAGAGCGCAGAAACCTTGGAGCGCATTACACCAGCGAAACCAACATTTTAAAACTCATTAAGCCACTTTTTCTCGATGAACTTTGGAAAGAGTTTGAGGCTTCGAGAGCCTCAGCCTCCAAACTCAAAGAATTTCATAAAAAATTGAGCAAACTTAAGTTTTTAGACCCTGCTTGTGGCTGTGGAAATTTCCTTGTAATTACTTATAGAGAGTTACGACTGCTTGAAATTGAAATTTTAAGAGTGTTGAACAAATCGGGTCAAGGATTCTTAGATGTTCGAGAAATTATTTGGTTAGATGTGGACATGATGCACGGAATTGAATACGAAGAATTTCCTGCACGAATTGCCGAAGTAGCCATGTGGCTTATCGACCATCAAATGAATATGCAAATAAGCCAGGAGTTTGGGCAATACTTTGTTCGTTTACCACTTAAAAAGGCTGCAAAAATTGTTCATGGCGATGCCTTAGAAACAGATTGGCAAAGTTTATTAAATCCGGTTAATGAGATTAACGTAATTGCAAAGCACGCCAATATTTATTTAGTTAAAGAACCTGCGGCTGAATACAAAACCGCCAATATTCAAGCAGAAACTTATACTGTTCACACAGGCAAGCCAGAACCAATAAATGAGATAAAGTTTAATTATATAATTGGTAATCCTCCTTTTATTGGTTCTAAGTTGATGACCCAATTTCAACGTAGCCAAATTGTAAAAGAATTTGACAATGCAGACGGTAGCGGAGTTTTAGACTATGTAACAGGTTGGTATATCAAAGCTGCTAAATACATACAAGACACCAAAATTAAGGTTGCTTTTGTTTCCACAAACTCTATCGTTCAGGGCGAACAAACGAGTATTCTTTGGAAGCAAATGCTAAACAAATACGGTATTAAAATTCATTTTGCTCATCGCACTTTTAAGTGGAGCAACGAAGCAAAAGGAAATGCAGCAGTGTATTGTGTGATAGTTGGTTTCGCTAACTACGATACTGCAAACAAAAGCATTTTTGAGTATGAAGATATTAGAGGCGAAGCCCACGAAATAAAAGCTAAAAACATCAATCCGTATTTAGTTGATGCGAAAGACATTTTAATCACTAAACGGACAAACCCACTTTGCAATGTTCCTAAAATCAAATTCGGTAATCAGCCAATAGATGGTGGTTTTTTGTTATTTAATGAAGAAGTAAAAAATGAAGCAATAAATCAAGAGTCTTTTATTTCAAAATATATTAGAAAATACGTTGGAAGCGTAGAATTTATAAATAATATTCCAAGATATTGTTTATGGTTAAAAGATGCTGAACCTTCTGATTTAAGAAAATCAACTTTCATTTCAGAAAGACTAAAAGGTGTAAAATCATTTAGAGAAAATAGTACACGAAAGGACACAAGAGAATTAGCAAACAATTCTTCGCAGTTTGCTTTTGTTTCACATAGTGAAAGTGAATACATAATTATTCCAAGCGTTTCGTCTGAGAAAAGAAGATATATTCCGATTGGCTTTATGCCATCAAATATTATTGCAAGTAACTTATGTTTAATAATTCCTAATGCAACAATATTTCATTTTGGAATTTTGACTTCAGAGATGCATATGGCTTGGGTTCGCAATTTGTGTGGAAGACTAAAAAGTGATTATCGATATTCAAACTCTGTAGTTTACAATAATTTTCCTTGGCCAGAAAATCCAACTGAAAAACAAATTAAAGCTATTGAAACAGCAGCTCAAAAGGTTTTAGATGCAAGACTACAATTTCCTAACAGTTCACTTGCCGACCTTTACGACCCATTGACAATGCCACCAGTTTTAATTAAAGCACACAATGAGTTAGACAAAGCCGTTGACTTGGCTTACCGTCTGCAAGCCTTCACAACGGAAGCAAATAGAATGGAATTTTTATTTGAACTCTACGGGAAATACACGGCAGACCTTTTTACAAAAGAGAAAACTAAAAAGGCTAAAGCAAGGGCTTGGTAAAAACAAAACGATACAGCCGTAAAGAGCGCCATTAGCTACCAATGGTTAGTAAAAGAGTAATCTAGTTATTCAAGTTATAGTAGAAAAAAGGGCGAGGAGAATACTATATAAATTCTCCTCGCCCTTCTGCATTAAGCGCAAAGGTGCTTATTATTCTTTAATGAATTTTAAGCGAGTAGAAACTCCGTTGGGTGCTTTTAATTCTATGAAATAGAAGCCGGATGTTAGCTGTGCAATATCTAAATTCAAATTGTTTACTACGGTTGTTTGCATTACCACATTGCCGGAGAGGTTGTAAACATGCAGTGCTAGTTCTTCGTTGCTCGATGTGGTAACATTAAGTAAATGGTTTGCCGGATTGGGATAAAGCTGCGCGGAAAGCAATTCTATGTGGTTTATACCAACGGTTTGTTGATTGCAAACGGTGTAAGGCTCTTTTCCGGTGGTGCCGTCTGTAGCCACAAAATGCACACAGTTATTCATCAAATAAAATGGTTGGTATAAATCTATATCGAAATTGCTGCCTGACGTTAATTGCTGCAAGCTGTTGGCAGTGCCTTCGCTGCGATACAAGTTAAAAGTGCCATTGCTGTTGGAGCCGGCAAAGTAAAAGTAGTTAGAGGTTGCCAATACCAAATCGCCAACAGAGTAAAATTGAAGATTGTTGTTAGAAACTGCTGCAGTTCCGGCAGATGTGCCATCGCTGAGCCAAACAGAAGTGGTGCCGGAGGTGGATGCAGCAATAAATGCCAACTTGTTTTTGAATACAGTAATTTTTGAAAGCAAATCAGGCCCTCCGGCAGAAGGTAATTTTACGGTATTGGTTCCGTTGGCAGTTCCGTCTGTTTTCCAAAGTGTGTAGCTCTCGTTGGTGGCATAGGCATTAAAGTATAAAGCGCCATTCCACACTACAAAATCTTTTGGATAGCCATCGCCTGTAGCTAAATCTTTTACTAATTGGGTTCCGTTGGTAGTGCCATCTGTAACCCAAAGTTCTCTGCCATCTACTGTGCGGTATGCAGAGAAGTATAGTTTGCCGTTGAACAATGTAAAGTAGGTGGGGTTGCTACCAAAGAAAGCTCCCAACGAGTTATTGGATTCAATATCTTTTAAGATAGTTGTGCCGGCTTCGGTGCCATCTGTTTTCCAAAGTTCTGCGCCATAGGTAGAATCGTTGGCGCTAAAAACAAGTATGTTTCCGAGTTTCCCAAAGTTGCTGTTAATGCTAATGTTTGAAATGCCATTGCCGGAGCCGGGATTGATGTCTTTTACCATTTCTGTGCCTGCTGTGGTTCCATCTGTTTTCCAAAGTTCGAAACCGTGTGTTTCATCGGCTCCGATAAAATAGAGATGGTTGCCCAAGGCTGCGCTGCCTGCTCCAAAAGAAATTAAATCAACTGTGTTTAACTGTTTAATTAGTGTGTAAGAAGAGTTAGTACCCGAGGTTTTGTACAGGGCACTTCCATCGGTAAAATTTCCTGCCGTAAATATCAATTCGTTGTTTAAAAATCCATAGAGGTTAAATACGTTGAAATTTACATCACCCAATAGTTTTTCAGTTCCGCCTGTGGTGCC comes from the Chitinophagales bacterium genome and includes:
- a CDS encoding shikimate kinase, which codes for MKPVFIVGFMGAGKTGTGKRLANALKLEFIDVDWEIEKRIKKSISELVLKEGIEEFRTIEHDVLISLNYDGKLIATGGGTPCFYDNMEYMNSLGTTVFFDVNEEILFSRLRSQEHRDRPLIASLSGEELRDFIQKSLVQRRPFYETANLTFNPVKMHVDEMAKAILAYEQQTTAIAATE
- a CDS encoding T9SS type A sorting domain-containing protein, coding for MKRSLLLTMLLYFTYSTYAQQILKDIRSGQDGSEPGYENAIMHNGYLYFTADEIGTYRALYRTDGTTGGTEKLLGDVNFNVFNLYGFLNNELIFTAGNFTDGSALYKTSGTNSSYTLIKQLNTVDLISFGAGSAALGNHLYFIGADETHGFELWKTDGTTAGTEMVKDINPGSGNGISNISINSNFGKLGNILVFSANDSTYGAELWKTDGTEAGTTILKDIESNNSLGAFFGSNPTYFTLFNGKLYFSAYRTVDGRELWVTDGTTNGTQLVKDLATGDGYPKDFVVWNGALYFNAYATNESYTLWKTDGTANGTNTVKLPSAGGPDLLSKITVFKNKLAFIAASTSGTTSVWLSDGTSAGTAAVSNNNLQFYSVGDLVLATSNYFYFAGSNSNGTFNLYRSEGTANSLQQLTSGSNFDIDLYQPFYLMNNCVHFVATDGTTGKEPYTVCNQQTVGINHIELLSAQLYPNPANHLLNVTTSSNEELALHVYNLSGNVVMQTTVVNNLNLDIAQLTSGFYFIELKAPNGVSTRLKFIKE
- a CDS encoding bifunctional 3-deoxy-7-phosphoheptulonate synthase/chorismate mutase type II, whose amino-acid sequence is MSALEKPTFEITPLQQWSSTSKTPFVIAGPCSAETEQQVLETIRAIAANAPQVNMLRAGIWKPRTRPNTFEGVGPVGLPWIKNAGKEVGLPVMVEVANPLHVELSLKMGIDALWIGARTTVSPFNVQEIAESLRGVNVPVFVKNPVNPDLDLWVGAIERLYNVGIKKLAAIHRGFSTYDKSVYRNPPMWEIPIELRRRYPQIPIIVDPSHIGGKQDMVQTLAQQAMNMSFDGLMIETHINPDVAWSDAQQQLTPEALGSLLNTLVVQETNIEKNSFEHLYELRARIDRIDDYIVELLGERMSISEEIGVFKKKNRLAIHQAERWANIVKRTLENSKRAGLTEEFILKMFQQVHNESIRHQEKVMK
- a CDS encoding class I SAM-dependent DNA methyltransferase, yielding MLWKGTILIEMKSKGKNLDNAYQQAKEYTHGLKQHELPKYILVSDFDSFRLYDLEDDKIIEFKLKELVKNVQHFGYILGYQKKVYKEQDPANIKAAELMGKLHDRLEEIGYTGHPLEVYLVRILFLLFAEDTTIFNKQQFQEYIEQRTAEDGSDLAAKLQELFQVLNTPRESRFKNLDEQLADFPYVNGKLFEENLPMASFDTKMRQALLNCCYIDWSKISPAIFGSMFQSVMNPKERRNLGAHYTSETNILKLIKPLFLDELWKEFEASRASASKLKEFHKKLSKLKFLDPACGCGNFLVITYRELRLLEIEILRVLNKSGQGFLDVREIIWLDVDMMHGIEYEEFPARIAEVAMWLIDHQMNMQISQEFGQYFVRLPLKKAAKIVHGDALETDWQSLLNPVNEINVIAKHANIYLVKEPAAEYKTANIQAETYTVHTGKPEPINEIKFNYIIGNPPFIGSKLMTQFQRSQIVKEFDNADGSGVLDYVTGWYIKAAKYIQDTKIKVAFVSTNSIVQGEQTSILWKQMLNKYGIKIHFAHRTFKWSNEAKGNAAVYCVIVGFANYDTANKSIFEYEDIRGEAHEIKAKNINPYLVDAKDILITKRTNPLCNVPKIKFGNQPIDGGFLLFNEEVKNEAINQESFISKYIRKYVGSVEFINNIPRYCLWLKDAEPSDLRKSTFISERLKGVKSFRENSTRKDTRELANNSSQFAFVSHSESEYIIIPSVSSEKRRYIPIGFMPSNIIASNLCLIIPNATIFHFGILTSEMHMAWVRNLCGRLKSDYRYSNSVVYNNFPWPENPTEKQIKAIETAAQKVLDARLQFPNSSLADLYDPLTMPPVLIKAHNELDKAVDLAYRLQAFTTEANRMEFLFELYGKYTADLFTKEKTKKAKARAW